A section of the Citrus sinensis cultivar Valencia sweet orange chromosome 8, DVS_A1.0, whole genome shotgun sequence genome encodes:
- the LOC102618675 gene encoding UDP-glycosyltransferase 73C25-like yields the protein MDKASQLHFVLFPFMSQGHMIPMIDIARLLAQRGVIITIFTTPLNAARFHGTLARAIESGLQIHIIETRLPNLEDGLPQGCENMDMLPSLDLALDFFTAADKLLEPVENLFGQLKPQPNCIISDVCLPYTAQIAGKFNVPRIAFHGTCCFSVVCFNNIFASKFLESISSESEYFSVPGLPDKIELTKKQVDSTQGQKFKAFEYKIGAATLAIDGVIINSFEELEPAYVKEYKKISRDKAWCIGPVSLGNKEYSDKAQRGNTSSLDEHKCLKWLDSKDPKSVVYACLGSMCNLIPSQMMELGLGLEASNRPFIWVIREGETSKELKKWVVEDGFEERIKGRGLVIWDWAPQVLILSHPSVGGFLTHCGWNSTLEGVCAGLPLLTWPLFADQFTNEKLAVHVLKIGVKIGVENPMTWGEEQNIGVLVKRDDVKNAVERLMDEGNDGEERRNRALNLAKMAKMAIQEGGSSHLNITLLLQDIMKHVHSKSLANKCQSE from the coding sequence ATGGATAAAGCAAGCCAGCTTCACTTTGTTCTGTTTCCTTTCATGTCGCAGGGGCACATGATCCCCATGATAGACATAGCTAGGCTACTAGCACAGCGCGGCGTTATTATCACAATTTTTACCACACCACTTAATGCAGCCAGGTTCCATGGAACTCTTGCTCGAGCCATTGAATCCGGACTGCAAATCCACATAATCGAAACCCGGTTACCCAATTTAGAAGATGGCTTACCTCAAGGATGTGAGAACATGGACATGTTGCCATCACTAGACTTAGCCTTGGATTTCTTCACAGCAGCTGACAAGCTACTAGAGCctgttgaaaatttatttgggcAGCTGAAGCCACAGCCAAATTGCATAATCTCTGATGTGTGTCTGCCGTACACAGCACAAATTGCTGGCAAGTTCAACGTTCCAAGGATTGCTTTTCATGGAACATGTTGCTTCAGTGTTGTGTGCTTCAACAATATATTCGCCTCCAAATTTCTTGAGAGTATCAGCTCAGAGTCAGAGTACTTTTCTGTGCCAGGTTTGCCtgataaaattgaattgaCAAAGAAGCAGGTAGATTCTACTCAGGGTCAGAAATTCAAAGcatttgaatataaaattgGTGCAGCCACTCTGGCCATAGATGGAGTGATCATAAACAGTTTCGAAGAATTGGAACCAGCTTATGTTAAagaatacaagaaaataagtCGTGACAAAGCATGGTGTATTGGTCCGGTTTCACTGGGCAACAAGGAGTACTCGGATAAGGCTCAAAGAGGTAACACATCATCACTTGATGAACATAAATGCTTGAAGTGGCTTGATTCAAAAGATCCCAAATCTGTAGTTTATGCTTGCCTTGGAAGTATGTGTAATCTGATTCCTTCGCAAATGATGGAACTTGGGTTAGGCTTAGAAGCATCAAATAGGCCATTCATTTGGGTGATTAGAGAAGGAGAAAcatcaaaagaattgaagaaatggGTTGTAGAGGATGGCTTTGAGGAGAGGATCAAAGGAAGAGGCCTTGTCATATGGGATTGGGCTCCGCAAGTGCTAATATTATCTCACCCTTCAGTTGGAGGATTCTTAACACACTGTGGTTGGAATTCAACACTGGAAGGGGTGTGTGCTGGCCTGCCATTACTAACATGGCCGCTTTTCGCAGACCAATTTACAAATGAGAAACTTGCTGTGCACGTACTAAAAATTGGTGTCAAAATTGGGGTGGAAAATCCAATGACATGGGGAGAGGAACAAAATATTGGTGTATTGGTAAAGAGAGATGATGTCAAGAATGCCGTTGAAAGGTTGATGGATGAAGGGAATGACGGAGAAGAAAGAAGGAACAGAGCTTTAAATCTTGCAAAGATGGCAAAGATGGCTATCCAAGAAGGTGGATCTTCTCACCTCAACATCACACTCCTACTTCAGGATATCATGAAACACGTACACTCCAAAAGTCTAGCTAATAAATGCCAGTCGGAATAG